A window of Nicotiana tabacum cultivar K326 chromosome 24, ASM71507v2, whole genome shotgun sequence contains these coding sequences:
- the LOC142178166 gene encoding uncharacterized protein LOC142178166: protein MVALGAAQQRHGAAKSGNAGGGRNRLYALTSRQDTEAHGDIVTGMLTVFTFDVYALMDPGSTLSYVTPYIAKKFGIELEKLCEPFEVSTPVGESVTARRIYRGCPVKVYHPLTVADLVELEMVDLDVIMGMDWLESCYATVGCRTKIVSFEFPDEPVLEWKGDAVAPRGRFISYLKDRKMISKGYIYHLVRLRDVDAQIPTLQSVPIVNEFPEVFPEDLPGVPPDREIDFRIDLLPGTKPISIPPYRMAPAELKELKVQLKDLLGKGFIRPSVSPWGTPVLFVWKKDGSLRMCIDRQLNKVTIKNKYPLP from the exons ATGGTTGCTTTGGGTGCA GCCCAACAAAGGCATGGTGCAGCAAAGTCTGGTAATGCAGGTGGTGGTCGAAACCGCTTGTATGCACTAACAAGCCGTCAGGATACAGAGGCTCATGGAGATATTGTCACTGGTATGCTAACAGTCTTCACTTTTGATGTTTATGCTCTTATGGATCCAGGATCCACCTTATCTTATGTAACCCCATATATTGCTAAGAAATTTGGGATAGAACTAGAAAAGTTGTGTGAACCTTTTGAAGTGTCCACTCCAGTTGGAGAATCAGTTACAGCTAGACGTATCTATAGGGGGTGTCCAGTCAAAGTGTATCATCCCCTTACTGTAGCAGACTTAGTAGAGTTGGAGATGGTAGATTTGGACGTAatcatgggcatggattggttagagTCCTGTTACGCCACAGTGGGTTGTAGAACCAAAATAGTAAGTTTCgaatttcctgatgaaccagtctTAGAATGGAAGGGTGATGCAGTAGCACCtaggggtaggtttatttcctaccttaaagACAGAAAGATGATTTCCAAAGGGTATATCTATCATCTAGTTCGATTAAGGGATGTAGATGCTCAAATTCCCACTCTCCAATCAGTACCAATTGTAAATGAGTTCCCAGAAGTGTTTCCCGAAGACCTTCCCGGAGTCCCTCCCGATAGAGAGATTGACTTTAGAATTGATCTACTCCCCGGCACTAAGCCgatatctattccaccttataggatggctccagcagagttgaaagagctAAAAGTCCAATTGAAAGATCTTCTAGGTAAGGGATTTATAAGGccaagtgtctcaccttggggcaCTCCGGTCCTGTTTGTCTGGAAGAAGGATGGGTCTTTGCGCATGTGCATTGATcgtcagttgaataaagttaccatcaagaataagtaccctctTCCTTGA